In a genomic window of Streptomyces noursei ATCC 11455:
- a CDS encoding serine/threonine-protein kinase → MTERDGGRCQRRECAGRYEDVGDGELYCDVCGLAPVVSAEGLLSATATVLTQRVEAGGATVAAPPPSGARGRRTVGTHVPAQRPGGRAGSGSADRTPVVVRGSGRGSGRPASGSGGGSGASRGRLGAGLVAVEQVPRRDPRAAVLAHPEVPERKRFCSRGECGAPVGRGRDGRPGTAEGFCTKCGHPYSFVPKLRSGELVHGQYEVVGCLAHGGLGWIYLARDRAVDDRWVVLKGLLDTGDEEALAAAVSERRFLAAIEHPNIVRIYNFVEHLDRATGSRDGYIVMEYVDGISLKDLANERRTSQGRRDPMPVEQACAYGIEALEALGHLHGRQLLYCDFKVDNALQQHDRLKLIDLGAVRRADDHESPIYGTIGYQAPEVGEVGPSVASDLYTVARTLAVLTFDFQGYTNVFADSLPDPDHIEVFRAHESFYRLLVRATDPDPGRRFGSAEEMAEQLTGVLREVVALRTGEPRPALSTLFGPELRVVGTEPVPPPAGDSSLLGGRRPGRRRAERVAEEPARLGGGPELRPLDVAGAALALPVPRTDPDDPHAGFLAGLHAATPAELLAALRAAPTDSPEVRLRTLRAQLELGGDALAFEGDGPGSPAGWAEGPWGADGKHDVDGVGAGSGSGDWRVVWHRGLAALATGDREGAALAFDAVYDAFPGEPAPKLALGISAELLGQLDNAAEYYRLVWATDRSYVSAAFGLARVRLAAGDRAGAVAALESVPEASIHYTAARIAAVRARLRQRSPREPLLPDLRAAAQQVEALADFGLDDRRREVLATEVLGSALDWVLSGSHGDGPGAGAPGDGAPDGAAGPALLGSPLDERGLRFGLERSYRLLARLAQRGEERIELVERANRFRPRTWV, encoded by the coding sequence GTGACGGAGCGCGACGGGGGGCGGTGCCAGCGTCGGGAGTGCGCCGGGCGCTATGAGGACGTCGGCGACGGGGAGCTGTACTGCGACGTGTGCGGGCTGGCGCCGGTGGTGTCCGCCGAGGGGCTGCTGTCGGCGACCGCGACGGTGCTGACGCAGCGGGTGGAGGCCGGTGGGGCGACGGTCGCCGCGCCGCCGCCGAGCGGTGCCCGCGGGCGGCGGACGGTCGGGACGCATGTCCCCGCGCAGCGGCCGGGTGGCCGGGCCGGGAGCGGGTCGGCCGACCGGACGCCGGTGGTGGTGCGCGGCAGCGGGCGGGGCAGTGGCCGCCCGGCCTCGGGGTCGGGCGGTGGTTCCGGGGCGTCGCGGGGGCGGTTGGGCGCCGGGCTGGTGGCGGTGGAGCAGGTGCCGCGGCGCGATCCGCGGGCGGCGGTGCTGGCGCATCCGGAGGTGCCGGAGCGGAAGCGGTTCTGCAGCCGGGGCGAGTGCGGGGCGCCGGTGGGGCGGGGCCGGGACGGCCGGCCGGGCACGGCGGAGGGCTTCTGCACCAAGTGCGGCCATCCGTACAGCTTCGTACCGAAGTTGCGGTCCGGGGAGCTGGTGCACGGCCAGTACGAGGTCGTGGGGTGTCTGGCCCACGGCGGGCTGGGCTGGATCTATCTGGCGCGGGACCGGGCGGTCGACGACCGGTGGGTGGTGCTCAAGGGCCTGCTGGACACCGGTGACGAGGAGGCGCTGGCGGCGGCGGTGTCCGAGCGGCGGTTCCTCGCCGCGATCGAGCACCCCAACATCGTGCGGATCTACAACTTCGTGGAGCATCTGGACCGCGCGACGGGCAGCCGGGACGGCTACATCGTCATGGAGTACGTGGACGGCATCTCCCTGAAGGACCTCGCCAACGAGCGGCGCACGTCGCAGGGGCGCCGCGATCCGATGCCGGTGGAGCAGGCGTGCGCGTACGGCATCGAGGCGCTGGAGGCGCTCGGCCATCTGCACGGCCGGCAGTTGCTCTACTGCGACTTCAAGGTCGACAACGCCCTCCAGCAGCACGACCGGCTCAAGCTGATCGACCTGGGCGCGGTGCGGCGGGCGGACGACCACGAGAGCCCCATCTACGGCACGATCGGCTATCAGGCGCCCGAGGTCGGCGAGGTGGGCCCGTCGGTCGCCTCCGACCTGTACACCGTCGCCCGCACCCTCGCCGTCCTCACCTTCGACTTCCAGGGCTACACCAATGTCTTCGCGGACTCCCTGCCGGACCCGGACCACATCGAGGTGTTTCGCGCGCACGAGTCCTTCTACCGGCTGCTGGTGCGGGCCACCGATCCGGATCCGGGACGGCGTTTCGGTTCCGCGGAGGAGATGGCCGAGCAGCTGACGGGGGTGCTGCGGGAGGTGGTGGCGCTGCGGACGGGCGAGCCGCGGCCGGCGCTGTCCACCTTGTTCGGGCCGGAGCTGCGGGTGGTGGGCACGGAGCCGGTGCCGCCGCCGGCCGGCGACAGTTCGCTGCTGGGCGGCCGGCGGCCCGGTCGGCGGCGCGCCGAACGGGTCGCGGAGGAGCCGGCGCGGCTGGGCGGCGGCCCGGAGCTGCGGCCCCTGGACGTGGCCGGGGCGGCGCTGGCGCTGCCGGTGCCGCGGACGGATCCGGACGACCCCCATGCCGGTTTCCTGGCGGGTCTGCACGCCGCGACCCCGGCGGAGCTGCTGGCCGCGCTGCGGGCGGCGCCCACCGACTCGCCGGAGGTCCGGCTGCGGACCCTGCGCGCCCAACTGGAACTGGGCGGGGACGCGCTGGCCTTCGAGGGCGACGGGCCGGGTTCCCCGGCAGGGTGGGCCGAGGGCCCGTGGGGCGCCGACGGGAAACACGACGTGGACGGGGTCGGGGCCGGGTCCGGGTCCGGGGACTGGCGGGTGGTGTGGCACCGGGGGCTGGCGGCACTGGCGACCGGCGACCGGGAGGGCGCCGCGCTGGCCTTCGACGCGGTCTACGACGCCTTCCCGGGCGAGCCGGCGCCGAAGCTGGCGCTGGGCATCAGCGCCGAGTTGCTGGGGCAGTTGGACAACGCGGCGGAGTACTACCGCCTCGTATGGGCGACAGACCGGAGCTATGTGAGTGCCGCGTTCGGGCTGGCCCGGGTGCGGCTGGCGGCCGGTGACCGGGCGGGTGCGGTGGCGGCCCTGGAGTCCGTCCCGGAGGCGTCCATCCACTACACGGCGGCGCGGATCGCGGCGGTCCGGGCCCGGCTGCGGCAGCGCTCGCCCCGGGAGCCGCTGCTGCCGGATCTGCGGGCCGCGGCCCAACAGGTCGAGGCGCTGGCCGACTTCGGTCTGGACGACCGGCGTCGGGAAGTCCTCGCCACCGAAGTACTGGGCAGTGCCCTGGACTGGGTACTCTCCGGGAGCCACGGCGACGGGCCCGGGGCCGGTGCCCCGGGTGACGGGGCGCCGGACGGTGCCGCCGGGCCGGCGCTCCTCGGCAGTCCGCTGGACGAGCGCGGGCTGCGGTTCGGGCTGGAGCGGTCGTACCGTCTGTTGGCGCGGCTGGCGCAGCGTGGCGAGGAAAGGATCGAGCTGGTGGAGCGGGCCAACCGCTTCCGCCCCAGGACATGGGTGTGA
- a CDS encoding carbohydrate ABC transporter permease: MTTTTFPRRPARARTPGTAGTPAARARRTRLLHWIAVHAVAVAAALFFLLPFVFVFLTSVMTDDQAMSGELWPHEWNWSNYTAVFTTPGFLGWWRNSLLYAGLGTLFTVCSAIPVAYALARFRFRGRRTAMLLVISTMMLPPQVVVIPMYLVWAQQLHLTGSIWPLVVPMAFGDAYSIFLLRQFLLTIPPEYVESAKVDGCGELRTLLRIVVPMARPGIAAIALFQFFYCWNDYFGPQIYTAQNPAAWTLSYGLESFKSAHSVNWNLTMAATMLVMAPVIVVFFFAQKAFVEGVTLTGVKG; encoded by the coding sequence GTGACCACCACGACGTTCCCCCGGCGCCCGGCCCGGGCCCGCACCCCCGGCACCGCCGGCACCCCGGCCGCCCGCGCCCGCCGCACGCGCCTGCTGCACTGGATCGCCGTGCACGCGGTGGCGGTCGCCGCCGCCCTCTTCTTCCTCCTCCCCTTCGTCTTCGTCTTCCTGACCTCCGTCATGACCGACGACCAGGCGATGAGCGGCGAACTGTGGCCGCACGAGTGGAACTGGTCCAACTACACCGCCGTGTTCACCACCCCCGGCTTCCTCGGCTGGTGGCGGAACTCCCTGCTCTACGCGGGCCTGGGCACCCTCTTCACGGTCTGCTCGGCGATCCCGGTCGCCTACGCGCTGGCCCGCTTCCGCTTCCGCGGTCGCCGCACGGCGATGCTCCTGGTGATCTCCACGATGATGCTGCCGCCCCAGGTCGTCGTCATCCCGATGTACCTGGTGTGGGCGCAGCAACTGCATCTGACCGGTTCGATCTGGCCGCTGGTCGTCCCGATGGCGTTCGGCGACGCCTACTCCATCTTCCTGCTCCGGCAGTTCCTCCTGACGATCCCGCCGGAATACGTGGAATCCGCGAAGGTGGACGGCTGCGGCGAACTGCGCACCCTGCTGCGGATCGTCGTCCCGATGGCCCGCCCCGGCATCGCCGCCATCGCCCTCTTCCAGTTCTTCTACTGCTGGAACGACTACTTCGGGCCGCAGATCTACACCGCGCAGAACCCGGCCGCCTGGACGCTGTCCTACGGCCTGGAGTCCTTCAAGAGCGCGCACAGCGTCAACTGGAACCTCACCATGGCCGCAACGATGCTGGTCATGGCCCCCGTCATCGTCGTCTTCTTCTTCGCGCAGAAAGCCTTCGTCGAAGGCGTCACACTCACCGGAGTGAAGGGCTGA
- a CDS encoding FHA domain-containing protein yields MPTCPSGHQSAAEDWCEVCGQRMAGAVPPPPSLPAGFLNAPPPAEPTGPAGPPPGMPGPPPAGQPGPPPGMPAPGPPPGFGGPAAPAPGPRMQGGQEGYGFPPPAPGPGGPGAPAPGPAGQPPQGGYGFPPPAPGPGAPMAGPGTPPQGTPPPVAPAPAPGPEQSTEFCPQCRTPREGMAPFCAECQYNFLTHSPASFAPPPGAPAPGPGGQPPQGGYGFPPPAPGPGAPAPGPGLQGGQGGYGFPPPQAPPPQQQPGPPPGAPVPGGFPGQPGPPPGMPAPGPAGQPGPPPPPQQGADDWTLTPPNQPHAAHAAPPMAPPQPGPGPQAPFEQPAPYEQQPPAPYEQQQPAPFPPQQQPQPGPDGQWGGAPGPAPMAPPQGPPPVIGDGWVVAIAPDREYFMAMMSRSGPEAAGLNLPSYSPEQVLPLAGGQVSVGRRRNSTGESPDVDLGRTPEDPGVSHQHALLVQQQDGSWAVVDQNSTNGTTVNLAEEPIQPYVPVPLHEGDRVHVGAWTTLTIRRG; encoded by the coding sequence ATGCCGACCTGCCCGAGCGGCCACCAGTCGGCGGCCGAAGACTGGTGCGAGGTGTGCGGCCAGCGCATGGCGGGTGCCGTTCCCCCGCCACCCTCTCTGCCCGCCGGATTCCTCAACGCGCCGCCGCCCGCCGAGCCGACCGGTCCCGCGGGTCCGCCGCCCGGCATGCCCGGTCCGCCGCCGGCGGGCCAGCCCGGTCCGCCCCCCGGCATGCCCGCCCCCGGCCCGCCGCCCGGCTTCGGCGGCCCCGCCGCGCCCGCACCCGGCCCCCGTATGCAGGGCGGCCAGGAGGGCTACGGCTTCCCGCCGCCCGCGCCCGGCCCCGGTGGTCCCGGTGCGCCCGCCCCCGGCCCGGCCGGCCAGCCGCCGCAGGGCGGTTACGGCTTCCCCCCGCCGGCACCCGGCCCCGGCGCCCCCATGGCCGGCCCCGGCACCCCGCCGCAGGGCACCCCGCCGCCCGTCGCCCCGGCTCCGGCGCCCGGCCCCGAGCAGTCCACGGAGTTCTGCCCGCAGTGCCGCACGCCGCGCGAGGGCATGGCGCCGTTCTGCGCGGAGTGCCAGTACAACTTCCTCACCCACTCGCCGGCGTCGTTCGCCCCGCCGCCCGGTGCGCCCGCGCCCGGCCCCGGCGGCCAGCCGCCGCAGGGCGGCTACGGCTTCCCCCCGCCGGCACCCGGCCCCGGCGCCCCCGCGCCCGGCCCCGGTCTCCAGGGCGGCCAGGGCGGTTACGGCTTCCCACCGCCGCAGGCCCCGCCGCCGCAGCAGCAGCCGGGCCCGCCGCCCGGGGCGCCCGTCCCCGGCGGCTTCCCGGGCCAGCCCGGTCCGCCGCCCGGCATGCCCGCCCCCGGCCCGGCCGGCCAGCCCGGTCCGCCGCCGCCCCCGCAACAGGGCGCCGACGACTGGACGTTGACCCCGCCGAACCAGCCGCACGCGGCGCACGCCGCCCCGCCGATGGCGCCCCCGCAGCCCGGACCCGGCCCGCAGGCCCCGTTCGAGCAGCCGGCGCCGTACGAGCAGCAGCCGCCCGCGCCGTACGAGCAGCAGCAGCCGGCCCCGTTCCCGCCGCAGCAGCAGCCCCAGCCGGGACCCGACGGCCAGTGGGGCGGCGCCCCCGGCCCGGCTCCGATGGCGCCGCCACAGGGCCCGCCGCCGGTGATCGGCGACGGCTGGGTGGTGGCCATCGCGCCGGACCGCGAGTACTTCATGGCGATGATGAGCCGCAGCGGCCCGGAGGCCGCGGGGCTCAACCTGCCCTCGTACTCCCCCGAGCAGGTGCTGCCGCTCGCGGGCGGCCAGGTCTCGGTGGGTCGCCGCCGGAACAGCACCGGTGAGTCCCCGGACGTCGACCTGGGCCGGACCCCGGAGGACCCGGGCGTCTCGCACCAGCACGCCCTGCTCGTCCAGCAGCAGGACGGCAGCTGGGCGGTGGTGGACCAGAACTCCACCAACGGCACGACGGTCAACCTCGCCGAGGAGCCGATCCAGCCGTACGTCCCGGTGCCGCTCCACGAGGGCGACCGGGTGCACGTCGGCGCCTGGACGACGCTGACCATCCGCCGCGGCTGA
- a CDS encoding PP2C family serine/threonine-protein phosphatase, with protein MGVTGPSRCRSCGEPLDAGDNYCGRCGADPLTSGGFGVPAGYGAPPAAAFAAGPAAQVGPPPPDPTTRLPIGDATAPTAPAAGGRPADPRVVGYEAVADAAAGTGPRAEAEVSPTAREEALAGAEAEPAADTATDAATADAPAPGEAAEPSNGTAEDGAAESGSATVAGETGTAPEDPPERQRDHLERELPGVAAVSDRGHRHHRNEDFFALGDTVLTDGAPAVIAVVCDGVSSATRPDDASKAAAERATGALRMALPRGTHPQQAMHDAVLAASAAVDALAVDPSIAHDEFRQQNAPACTIVGALVGGGLLTIGWVGDSRAYWIPDDRTAPPVRLTEDDSWAAQMVANNLMTEAEANADERAHAITGWLGADAYEVEPHVAAFRPDGPGTVVVCTDGLWNYAETAGSMAAVLPLDAPVRPLNAARVLVDHALDGGGHDNVTVAVVRFPTPGEGAGSA; from the coding sequence ATGGGTGTGACTGGGCCGTCCCGCTGCCGGAGCTGCGGTGAGCCGCTCGACGCGGGGGACAACTACTGCGGGCGGTGCGGCGCCGATCCCCTGACGTCGGGCGGTTTCGGCGTGCCGGCGGGATACGGGGCACCGCCGGCGGCGGCGTTCGCGGCGGGACCGGCGGCGCAGGTGGGTCCGCCGCCGCCCGACCCCACGACCCGCCTCCCGATCGGGGACGCGACGGCGCCGACCGCGCCCGCTGCCGGCGGCCGGCCCGCCGACCCGCGGGTGGTCGGCTACGAGGCGGTCGCCGACGCCGCCGCCGGCACCGGGCCGCGGGCCGAAGCGGAGGTTTCACCGACGGCCCGGGAAGAGGCCCTGGCGGGAGCCGAAGCGGAGCCGGCGGCGGACACCGCGACGGACGCCGCCACGGCGGACGCGCCGGCGCCCGGAGAGGCCGCCGAGCCATCAAACGGAACGGCCGAAGACGGGGCCGCCGAGTCGGGTTCGGCGACCGTAGCGGGGGAAACCGGAACCGCTCCGGAGGACCCGCCCGAGCGCCAACGCGACCACCTGGAGCGGGAGTTGCCGGGCGTCGCGGCGGTCAGCGACCGCGGCCACCGGCACCACCGCAACGAGGACTTCTTCGCGCTGGGCGACACCGTGCTGACGGACGGCGCGCCCGCGGTGATCGCGGTGGTCTGCGACGGGGTCTCCTCGGCGACCCGCCCGGACGACGCCTCCAAGGCCGCCGCCGAAAGGGCCACCGGGGCGCTGCGGATGGCGCTGCCGCGCGGCACGCACCCGCAGCAGGCCATGCACGACGCGGTGCTGGCGGCCTCGGCGGCGGTCGACGCGCTGGCCGTCGACCCCTCGATAGCGCACGACGAGTTCCGCCAGCAGAACGCCCCGGCCTGCACGATCGTCGGCGCGCTGGTCGGCGGCGGGCTGCTGACCATCGGCTGGGTCGGCGACAGCCGGGCGTACTGGATCCCCGACGACCGCACCGCACCGCCGGTCCGGCTCACCGAGGACGACTCCTGGGCCGCCCAGATGGTCGCCAACAACCTCATGACGGAGGCCGAGGCCAACGCCGACGAGCGGGCGCACGCCATCACCGGCTGGCTCGGCGCCGACGCGTACGAGGTCGAACCGCACGTCGCGGCGTTCCGGCCGGACGGGCCGGGGACGGTGGTGGTGTGCACCGACGGGCTGTGGAACTACGCCGAGACGGCCGGGTCGATGGCCGCGGTGCTGCCCCTGGACGCGCCGGTCCGGCCGCTGAACGCCGCGCGGGTGCTGGTCGACCACGCCCTGGACGGCGGCGGGCACGACAACGTAACGGTCGCGGTGGTGCGGTTCCCCACGCCCGGGGAAGGGGCAGGATCGGCCTAG
- a CDS encoding 6-phospho-beta-glucosidase translates to MKIAVVGGGSTYTPELIDGFARLRDALPVAELVLIDPAAERLELIGALARRIFARQGHPGRITWTADLDAGLDGADAVLLQLRVGGQAARNQDETWPLECGCVGQETTGAGGLAKALRTVPVVLGIAERIRRRCPDAWIVDFTNPVGIVTRALLSHGHKAVGLCNVAIGFQRKFAKLLGVAPERVELEHIGLNHLTWERAVRVDGTDVLPTLLARHGDALADDVRMPRALLDHLGVVPSYYLRYYYQHDAVVKELRTKPSRAAEVAAIERQLLDLYADPDLAEKPELLSRRGGAYYSEAAVALTSSLLGGGTAGDVQIVNTLNHGTLPFLPDDAVIEVPAAVDSRGASPLPLRPLAPLFAGLVANVTAYEHLALEAALKGGRDRVFSALLAHPLIGQIDYADRLADELIAHNREHLTWA, encoded by the coding sequence ATCAAGATCGCAGTGGTCGGCGGCGGCTCGACCTACACCCCCGAACTCATCGACGGCTTCGCGCGGTTGCGGGACGCCCTGCCGGTCGCCGAACTCGTCCTGATCGACCCGGCCGCCGAACGGCTGGAGCTGATCGGCGCGCTGGCCCGCCGGATCTTCGCCCGGCAGGGCCACCCGGGCCGGATCACCTGGACCGCCGATCTCGACGCCGGACTCGACGGCGCCGACGCCGTCCTCCTGCAGCTCCGGGTCGGCGGGCAGGCCGCCCGCAACCAGGACGAGACCTGGCCGCTGGAGTGCGGCTGCGTCGGCCAGGAGACCACCGGCGCGGGCGGCCTGGCCAAGGCACTGCGCACCGTCCCGGTCGTCCTGGGCATCGCCGAACGGATCCGCCGCCGCTGCCCCGACGCCTGGATCGTGGACTTCACCAACCCGGTCGGCATCGTCACCCGGGCCCTGCTCTCCCACGGGCACAAGGCCGTCGGGCTGTGCAACGTGGCCATCGGCTTCCAGCGGAAGTTCGCGAAGCTGCTCGGGGTGGCCCCCGAACGCGTCGAGCTGGAGCACATCGGCCTCAACCATCTCACCTGGGAGCGCGCCGTCCGCGTCGACGGCACGGACGTCCTGCCCACGCTCCTGGCCCGGCACGGCGACGCGCTCGCCGACGACGTCCGCATGCCCCGCGCGCTCCTCGACCACCTGGGCGTCGTGCCCTCCTACTACCTGCGGTACTACTACCAACACGACGCGGTGGTGAAGGAGCTGCGCACCAAGCCCTCCCGCGCCGCGGAGGTCGCCGCCATCGAACGTCAGCTCCTCGACCTCTACGCCGACCCCGACCTGGCCGAGAAGCCCGAACTCCTCTCCCGCCGCGGCGGCGCCTACTACTCCGAGGCGGCGGTGGCCCTGACCTCGTCCCTGCTGGGCGGCGGAACGGCCGGCGACGTCCAGATCGTCAACACCCTCAACCACGGCACGCTGCCGTTCCTGCCGGACGACGCGGTGATCGAGGTACCGGCGGCGGTGGACTCCCGGGGGGCCTCCCCCCTCCCCCTCCGCCCCCTCGCCCCCCTGTTCGCCGGGCTCGTCGCCAATGTCACGGCCTACGAGCACCTGGCCCTGGAAGCCGCCCTCAAGGGCGGCCGTGACCGGGTCTTCTCCGCGCTCCTCGCGCACCCCCTCATCGGCCAGATCGACTACGCGGACCGGCTCGCCGACGAGCTGATCGCACACAACCGGGAGCACCTCACGTGGGCCTGA
- a CDS encoding FadR/GntR family transcriptional regulator has product MQTVRKGRVSLVESATDEIRGQIVNGIWPVGSRIPPESALSETLGVSRASVREAVRSLVHSGLLEPRQGDGTFVISDDDSAVALRRRLERAELSHVTQVRQGLDVVAARQAAKYRTDAQLAGIEAALGRRKAALAAHDSEAFTAADAEFHILVAEASANPVLADIYRSLSAALREELRRAACLDTADAAPTDPHSRLTDAIRAQDPQAAVDAAVLLLAGHVRDLALPLDD; this is encoded by the coding sequence GTGCAGACCGTCCGCAAGGGCCGGGTGTCGCTCGTGGAGTCCGCGACCGACGAGATCCGCGGCCAGATCGTCAACGGCATCTGGCCGGTGGGCAGCCGCATCCCACCCGAGAGCGCCCTGTCCGAGACCCTCGGCGTCAGCCGCGCCTCGGTCCGCGAGGCCGTCCGCTCGCTCGTCCACTCCGGCCTCCTCGAACCCCGCCAGGGCGACGGCACGTTCGTGATCTCCGACGACGACAGCGCGGTCGCCCTCCGCCGCCGTCTGGAACGTGCCGAGCTGAGCCACGTCACCCAGGTCCGCCAGGGACTGGACGTGGTCGCCGCCCGCCAGGCCGCCAAGTACCGCACCGACGCGCAGCTCGCCGGCATCGAGGCCGCGCTGGGCCGCCGCAAGGCCGCCCTGGCGGCCCACGACAGCGAGGCGTTCACCGCGGCCGACGCCGAGTTCCACATCCTCGTCGCCGAGGCCAGCGCCAACCCCGTGCTGGCCGACATCTACCGTTCGCTCAGCGCCGCCCTGCGCGAGGAACTCCGCCGCGCCGCCTGCCTGGACACCGCCGACGCCGCCCCCACCGACCCGCACTCCCGCCTCACCGACGCCATCCGCGCCCAGGACCCGCAGGCTGCCGTCGACGCCGCGGTGCTCCTCCTCGCGGGTCACGTCCGCGACCTGGCACTGCCGCTCGACGATTGA
- a CDS encoding N-acetylglucosamine kinase, with translation MGLTGTALAIDAGNSKTDVALVATDGRVLGRARGGGFQPPVVGTARAVDVLAPLIAAARAQAGPDDDGPVGHLSAFLANADLPVEVTRLTAEIAARGWAETVSVRNDTFALLRAGLPDRGEQLGVAVVCGAGINCVGVGHDGATARFPSVGRLSGDWGGGDFLASEALWHAARAEDGRGAPTALARALPAHFGLATMLELIEALHLHRIPDVRRHELAPLLFDVAAGGDAVARSVVARQAEEIAVMASVALQRLDLHSEPTPVILGGSVLAARHPLLHDHVVRLLAERAPKAVPHVITAPPVLGAALDALDRTTPAPPQRAYERLREEWA, from the coding sequence GTGGGCCTGACCGGCACGGCGCTCGCCATCGACGCGGGCAACAGCAAGACCGACGTGGCCCTGGTGGCCACGGACGGCAGGGTCCTCGGCCGGGCCCGCGGCGGCGGCTTCCAGCCGCCCGTGGTGGGCACCGCCCGCGCCGTGGACGTGCTGGCGCCCCTGATCGCCGCGGCCCGGGCCCAGGCCGGACCGGACGACGACGGCCCGGTCGGCCATCTCTCCGCCTTCCTCGCCAACGCCGACCTCCCCGTCGAAGTGACCCGCCTGACCGCCGAGATCGCCGCCCGCGGCTGGGCGGAGACCGTCTCCGTCCGCAACGACACCTTCGCCCTGCTCCGCGCCGGACTCCCCGACCGCGGCGAGCAGTTGGGCGTCGCAGTGGTCTGCGGCGCCGGTATCAACTGCGTCGGCGTCGGCCACGACGGGGCCACCGCCCGCTTCCCGTCCGTCGGCCGGCTCTCCGGTGACTGGGGCGGCGGAGACTTCCTCGCCTCCGAGGCCCTGTGGCACGCGGCCCGCGCCGAGGACGGCCGGGGCGCCCCGACCGCACTCGCCCGCGCGCTACCGGCCCACTTCGGCCTGGCCACCATGCTGGAGCTCATCGAGGCCCTCCACCTGCACCGGATCCCCGACGTCCGCCGGCACGAACTGGCCCCGCTGCTCTTCGACGTGGCGGCGGGCGGCGACGCCGTGGCCCGCTCCGTCGTGGCCCGCCAGGCGGAGGAGATCGCCGTGATGGCCTCCGTGGCCCTGCAACGCCTCGACCTGCACTCCGAACCGACCCCGGTGATCCTCGGCGGCAGCGTCCTCGCCGCCCGGCACCCCCTCCTCCACGATCACGTCGTCCGCCTCCTCGCCGAACGCGCCCCCAAGGCCGTCCCCCACGTCATCACCGCACCCCCCGTCCTCGGCGCGGCCCTGGACGCCCTGGACCGGACGACGCCGGCACCGCCCCAACGCGCCTACGAACGCCTGCGGGAGGAGTGGGCGTAG
- a CDS encoding glutamate ABC transporter substrate-binding protein produces the protein MGTRGRGLRNLRAVLAPVAAGMAVMAATATVLVPALGHGVRPEAPGPVATHRAYGPGTAPASPAAARCTPASAAESLRPSPADGPAVERIKQKGQLVVGVDQNTYRWGYRDRDTGRLEGFDIDLARAIATDILGPDAKVVFQAVPTNQRIPAVRQRTVDMVVRTMTINCARKEQVAFSTAYFQAGQQVLAPKRSTITAFDDSLRGKRVCTAAGSTGETELARRSHGARVLTAPNQLDCLVRLQLGEADAVVTDSALAAAQAAQDPTVELKGAPFTDESYGVAMNKDDPDLVRRVNKVLDDYRSGGEDSPWMRAYRKWLQADLPGISGPPEPQYGD, from the coding sequence ATGGGGACGCGCGGGCGGGGGCTGCGGAATCTGCGGGCGGTCCTGGCGCCGGTGGCGGCGGGCATGGCCGTGATGGCGGCGACCGCGACGGTGCTGGTGCCCGCGCTGGGCCACGGCGTGCGCCCGGAGGCCCCGGGTCCGGTGGCGACGCACCGGGCGTACGGGCCGGGCACCGCGCCCGCGTCGCCGGCCGCGGCGCGGTGCACGCCGGCCAGCGCGGCGGAGAGCCTGCGGCCGTCGCCGGCCGACGGGCCCGCGGTGGAGCGGATCAAGCAGAAGGGCCAACTGGTCGTCGGGGTGGACCAGAACACCTATCGGTGGGGGTACCGCGACCGGGACACCGGCCGGTTGGAGGGTTTCGACATCGACCTGGCGCGGGCGATCGCCACGGACATCCTGGGGCCGGACGCCAAGGTCGTCTTCCAGGCGGTGCCGACCAATCAGCGGATCCCCGCGGTCCGGCAGCGCACGGTGGACATGGTGGTGCGGACGATGACGATCAACTGCGCGCGCAAGGAGCAGGTGGCGTTCTCCACGGCGTACTTCCAGGCGGGGCAGCAGGTGCTGGCCCCGAAGCGGTCGACGATCACGGCGTTCGACGACTCGTTGCGGGGCAAGCGGGTGTGCACCGCGGCCGGTTCGACGGGCGAGACGGAGCTGGCGCGGCGCAGCCACGGCGCGCGGGTGCTGACCGCGCCGAATCAGCTGGACTGTCTGGTGCGGCTCCAGTTGGGCGAGGCGGACGCGGTGGTCACCGACAGTGCGCTGGCGGCGGCGCAGGCGGCGCAGGACCCGACGGTGGAGTTGAAGGGCGCGCCGTTCACCGACGAGTCGTACGGCGTGGCGATGAACAAGGACGATCCGGATCTGGTGCGCCGGGTCAACAAGGTCCTGGACGACTACCGCAGCGGCGGGGAGGACAGCCCGTGGATGCGGGCGTACCGGAAGTGGTTGCAGGCCGATCTGCCCGGTATATCGGGGCCGCCGGAGCCGCAGTACGGCGACTGA